DNA sequence from the Chroogloeocystis siderophila 5.2 s.c.1 genome:
CCATTAATATGTTGTACCAAACACTTTACCAAAGCCAAACCCAAACCAGTGCCTTGAATCGCTTGTTGAGTCACACCTTGACCGCGACGAAATTTATCAAAGATATGCGCAACGTCTTCGGCTGAGATTCCAGAACCACGGTTCGCAATTTGCAGGACAATTTGATTATTTTGATGCCGTGCTTGAATGTCAACTTTAGAGTTGGGTTCAGAATATTTACCAGCATTCGTCAAAAGTTCTTGCACAATACGATGCAAACTTTCTGCATCCGTTTGTAACATTAAAGGCGTTTTTGGCACATTGACTGTAAAAGTCAGTCCTTTTTCCGTCCATTTGTCTTCAAACGAACGAGCTATATTCTTCAGTTGCGCAGTGAGATTTACAGATTCTACATTTAAAAGCGCTTTATGCGATTCGAGTTCTTGAAGCTTCAGCAGATCGTTAATCAGATTGATCTCTTGCGAACACTGCTGCTCTAGAATATCTAAATACTTAGCTTGCCGTTCTGCAGTTAGTCCTGGTTGACGGAGCATCCGAATTGCGAGGCTCATGCTTGTCAGTGGCGTCCGCAGTTCGTGATTCATCGTACTTACGAATTCGTCTTTCAACTGATTGAGTTGGCGCAACTGATCAATTTGCTGACGAGTTTTTTCGTAGAGTTTGGCTTGAACCTCTAGGCTGCGCTGTAGTTGTGCTGTGCGCTCATCTACTAGCGATTGGACTTGTCGCAAAGTCTGACTTTGAATAATCGCCGTACTGACTTGAGTACCGACGAGTTCAAGTAAAGCTAGCTCATCTTCTTGCCAAGGGTGAGCGCGAGAATGCTGTAAGACAATAAATCCCAACACTGTACCTTGATTTTCTAGTGGAAGCATAGCTAAAGCAGGCCAAGCCTGAAAATCAAAGATAGGGTTAGTTTCTTGCGCAAAGTTGAGTTTTAATGAATCTTCTTGACTATTAATAATAATAGGTTGGGGAAAGTTGAGTAGTGCTTGCTGGCATAACCAACTTTCAGATATTGGGAATTGGGTATTAGAAAGATAATTAGCAGTTTCTGAGTTAGAACATTGCCATTCGCAAGCAACTGTAGCTGTAGCTTTAGGTATTTTTTTCTGTTGCTGGTGGACTTTGAAGCGAGGATCAGTATATTTTAATGTGATGATGAAACCGCGCTCGACTTTAAGTGCTTGTGCTGTACGAAAGAGTGCTAGCTGAAAAATTTGATTTAAGTCTAAAGAACTACGGCTAGCCATTGTTATCTGGTTGATCAATGTTTGATATTGCGCTGAAGTTTCGACTTGCTGCTGTAAAGAAGCGATCAACCGATTTTGGGTAATTTGAGCAATGGCGATCGCTACTGATGTCGCCACAGTCAAAGCACTTTCTATTTCTTCCTCACTCCAGCAATAAGGCTGTGCGCGTATAAAACTGACAACTCCGCTAATTTTTCCATCGTACCAAAGCGGGATACCCAAAATAGAGCCTACTTCTCTTGGCAACTGTACGGTGAGAGCCTGAGCGGAAGTTGCTTGTACATTATCAAATACAAAGTTCTGAGACTCAGCATATGCGAGTGCAAGTTGTTTTAGCGAAAGTAATAGTGGTTGTAGAGGAACTGTGATGTCGCTATTAGCACACCAATGACCCACTGATTGAACAGTGTTTTGCTGTTGTGAGGTCATGATAATCGTACACCAGTCTACCTGGAAAGCTTCTCCGAGGATCTGTGCTATTTTTTGTAGCCGTGTTTGGTCATCACAAGCATTTAAGATAATTTGATTGATTTGATATCCCAGATGGGCGGATTCTTGCTGGTGCTGCATCAATCTAACTGAATATTTTGGCGAGCAATGAGTTTCACCTGGGCAAGGAGATGGCGACGATAAAAGCGGCTTCATCTTTGATATGCTTGGTTGTCGTAGTCGCATAGTTGGAAACGAGGCTTGAAGAAGCATCCAATTTTTAGGCTTGACTGCATCCTGTTATATGTTGCCCAAGGACTAGTGGACATAACTGCTCACCTTGTGGTTAATACCTTTTCACTTAAGATGCCCTAATTAAGCGAGAATTGCATAAGAGAATTTTGAAAAAATATAAAAGAATTCATAAAACTAATGTTGATGATTTCTTGCTCCACATTATCCTGCTTGTAGCTATAGAGAATCAGTAAATTCGCTGATTATGAGCAGTTTTTTTTGATAAGGAACGAGCAACTTAAAAGCTTAGACAAAACTCGTTTTTTGCTCAGAAGTCTTAAGTTTTTGCGTAAAAATTTTGGGGTGGCGAGAATGCGTTACCCGCCACTACCCGTAAGGTACTGAAAAGTTTAAGATATTTTCAGTAAAGTGCTATTTTGATAGGCTATTTATACTTAAGGGAACTAAATCTCCGTAGGTCGTTAACCCCAACAGCATCGATTCTTGGGGCTGAATTAATTGTCCGGTAATTGCACAGTATTCTTCTTTTTGGGCTGTAGCGGGAATACTGGCGCGAATGTCCGTTGATGGATGAATGCGATCGCCCGATTTATGCTGTACGTATTTCCACAGAATATCGCGGATCAATGCTTGATAACCCTGATTTCCAGCAAGTTCTTTTAATCGCTCTTTGAGTTCTCTTTCCAAGCGGATACTGGTGACTTCCATTTCTGTAGTTGCGGTACGTGTGAGTGTATGCATTCTTTCTCCTGAAATATCTAGACAGGTTAGTAATACAAGTGTAGTATGTTTAAAGTAATGTTCAAGTAACTTAATCAGCCGTTAGCGCTCGACTTGTCGTTTTGAGGCGAGGTGCTAATCGGTGTCAAGCAAGCTACTTTTAACGCAAGAGAAAAATTCTGTGAATATAAACTTTACTTCGATTTCAGCAATCTTTACCCAAGGGACTCGTCTTTGGGAATCAGAAGCTATGGAAGTAGAGATTAAAGTACTTAGCAATGCTGTACAACACACAAGCCGCGACGCAAGCGCAAAGAGATATGAAAACTTAGCAGATTTGCTTGATGATGAGCTAGAAGCTGCACTACAACCAAAGAAGCCAAGCGGGAGGTATAGATGGCGTGCTATACCTACACAAAGATAGAAGTCAAAGTCTTTATCCAGCCCCCGCTTCTGGCGTATAGAAGTGGGGGTTTTTTATTTAGATAGGAGACAAGTTGTCATGATCGCAATCCAAGTGTTAGAGCAATCGGTAGTTGTATTTTCCAAAAATTACCTGCCGATCAGTAAAATCAATGTACGACGAGCTATTCAACTATTGATTGCAGGTAAAGCAGAAGCACTCAATTTGACGCAGGAAAGTTGGTTAGTGCGATCGCCGAGTATCGTACTTGTGGTTCCAGCATACATCCGGTTAACGGTGGCGAGTGTCGAACGCATCTGGAAGATTCCACCTGTCAATCGACGCGAAGTGTTGCGGCGCGATAACTATACTTGTCAATACTGTGGTAGCCATAAACACCTGACACTCGATCATGTCATTCCCGTGTCGAGAGGTGGCTTGCACACTTGGGATAACGTCGTCACAGCTTGCGAACGGTGTAACCAACGCAAAAGCGATCGCACTCCTATAGAAGCAAGTATGCCCTTACACACTCAACCAAAAGCCCCAATGCATCCCACAGTGGCTTTTGCCGAGCAATTTTGGCGAGCCGAGCCATTTCCACCTGAAATAGGAGGAACTTCAAAGCACAATGCTGAAACTAACATATCTTAATAATGGCTTCGATTTGGAGCATTTAACGCAACCGTTAGAAGAATGGGTTGCCCTCCGAGTCATTTTGGCACTGCGCGTAGGTCAGCACATCAGTGTCGAACCTAGCACGGCTTCGTTTTTATTACCCGTTAATTTACCAGGGTTAGATTCGCTTGTGTTTGAGGCGCAACGCTTAGGCGGGGATGTTATGACGCTGTGTGCTTGTGATGCAGAGTTTATTGAAATCTCGCTCCACGGAACTTGGCTCACATCTCACACCACAACTGAAGAAGGTATTTTTGTAACTAATTTGTATTATGTCATTGAATTTTTACTGTTTAGGCTTTGGCAAGAAGCTCAAATTGGTGCAACGGTTGCTGGCGAGTAAAAATATTTGAGCGCTGCGCCTGATAGAATCTAAGCCCTTAGATAGGGTATGCACTCTCTTTCCCGATCCTAAGCTGAATGTGTGTTCAGTTATGTTATGGGAGAACTTCGATTATGTCTAGCGGTCATGCCAATCATAAAGGTACTTCTGACAAACCTAATACAAATGCTGAAGGCATCATCGATATTGCTGCGGATAAAACCGTCGATCCTGAAGAAATTCTACCCGAAGGAGCTACCACCAACACAACAAGAACGCAAGATTTTGTAGATTATCCTCCTGCAACGCAACGCCCACAAGAAGAACCGAATTCGTAATCGAGTAAATTTAACTATAGCAATCTTAAATTATTTGTATAAATCTCTATTTTTTAGACTGCTGGTACGAATCACAAACTCCCTCCGACTAAAGTCAGGGGCTACTCTAGCAAAGTGTATGTTCGTACACTTTAGTAAGATTTTATCAATAAGTTTACAGTGGTAAATCTTCTTTTGTTTGGCTGCTAATTTATTCTTCAAAAATTCAATGCATGAGGTTTTTTGGAGACTGTATGGTTTGTTTTCAAAAATGAAAACTAAAATCGAATTGTTATTTATGTGTCGTTTGTGAATGTAGTTTCCGAAAATAGAGTTCTGCAAGTAGAAAACTGTAGCTCTACTTTCTATTACAAATTGGCAGTAAATTTCAAACTATCTGTGATAATAACTCAACAGTCAAATTACATCTACTTTAAAAAAATATTTTCATCTTTATTGCTAAAAAATGACTGATATTAAATCATTAAAGCAAGTCTCAGATACAATTTGGGAAATTCCGATTTCATACAAAGAAGGAATGCGTGTTCCGGCGCGTATCTATGGAACACAAAAATTAATTCAAGAAATGGATGATGCTGTTTATGACCAAGTTACTAATGTCGCAACACTTCCAGGAATAACTCAATATGCTTTGTGTATGCCAGATGGACACTTTGGCTACGGCTTCCCGATTGGTGGAGTTGCGGCGATGGATGTCGAAAATGGCGGCGTGATTTCTCCTGGTGGTATCGGTTTCGATATTAACTGTGGAATGCGCTTGGTAGTGACAAACCTAACGTACGACGAGGTAAAACCATACATTAAAAAAGTTGTTGATCGACTTTATGAACGAGTTCCGGCGGGAGTGGGAAGCACTGGCTTTGTCAAAATATCGCGGAATGAATTTCGCAAGGTTGTCGAACAAGGTGCGCGGTGGTGCGTTGATAATGGCTATGGTTGGGAAGAAGATTTAGAACTGATGGAAGAAAACGGTTGTATTGCTGGTGCTGATGCAGCCAAAATTAGTGAAAAAGCAATTGATCGTGGTTTTAATCAAATTGGAACTTTAGGTTCGGGAAACCATTATTTAGAAATTCAAGTTGCTAAGAAAGAAAACATTTTTGAGCCAGAATTAGCAGCAAAACTAGGTATTACCCAGCCGGATCAAGTCGTCATAATGTTCCATTGTGGTAGTCGTGGCTTTGGACATCAAGTTGCTACGGACTATCTGCAAGTTTTCCTCAAGGTGATGGAAAGCAAGTATGGTATTAAGATTTTAGACCGCGAATTAGCTTGCACGCCGTTCGATTCGCCTGAAGGACAAGCGTACTTTTCAGCGATGAAGTGTGGATTAAATATGTCGTTTGCTAATCGTCAGGTGATTTTGCACCGCATCCGCGAGGTTTTCTCGGAAATTTTTGGGCGTTCCGCCGAAGATTTGGGAATGCATATGGTGTATGACGTTGCGCACAATACAGCGAAATTAGAGTGTCATATTGTCGATGGTAAAGAGCGATCGCTTCTTGTCCATCGTAAAGGGGCTACTCGTGCGTTTGCACCAGGAATGACAGGTGTTCCTGAGAAGTACCAACACATCGGTCAACCAGTGATTATTGGTGGCAGTATGGAAACAGGATCTTACCTACTCGTGGGCGTACCCAGTGGCGCACAAAGTTTCTTTAGCACGGCGCACGGAAGTGGACGCACGATGAGTCGCACCAAGGCGCGCAAAACGTTTCGTGGAGAAAAATTGCAAAAAGAGATGCAAACACGGGGTATTTACGTCCGCAGTACCTCAATGTCGGGATTAGCCGAAGAAGCTGGCGGCGCTTACAAAGACGTTGATGAAGTGATTGAAGCCGCAGAATTAGCCGGAATTAGTAAAAGAGTTGTGCGGTTTACACCTATTGGTAATATTAAAGGATAATTTATGCTTTTGGCGAGCATCAATTTTGGATGTAAATAAACATAACTCAAAGGTTGGTAATTGGTAAGAATATTAAGCAATTTTATATTACCAATTACCCCACCCAAAAGTGTGATAGTTAATTATGTCTACCTACTGATATTGATCATTTGTGAGGAGAAGATATGTGGTTTTTTTTGTTGCGGAATGTATCGTTCTGCTTCAACCCTACAGTTTCAGATCGTCAGTCAGCTTGTTAAAGAGGCTGATATAGGTCAACAGATAGGATGGATAGATGCACAGCGCTTTTTAGAGGTACGTAATTCGTATCAAAGTGACAAACAATTAAAAGTTGTTAAAGTCCATCAATTTACAGATGCAATAGGCAAGGAGTTTACCCAAGATAATGCGCTGGGTATTTATACATTTAGAGATATCCGCGATGTCTATGTATCAATGATGCAGCAGCAACAAAAATTATTTGATGACATTTGGAATTGGCATGGGAGAGAGTTTATTCAAACTTGTCTAGATAATTATAAACAATGGACACGCTTACCGAGAGTGCTTGTTTCTCAATATGAAAATATTTTTCAAAGCATACCGCGCAAGAAGTAAAGCGTATTGCTATGCATCTGAATATTAACTTTGACGTAGATAAGTGTCAAGATATTGCTTCACTTTTTACGCTTGAGCAACAAAAAGAGCGAATACAAAAATTCACAACTCAATTAATGCAAACCTCTCTCAATCTTCACAATCATAGAGAAATCGTTGATTATCATGATGAAGATAGCTTGTTACATATAAATCATATTAATGCGGCTAAAACCGGTGTATGGCAAGAATATCTATCTACTGAAGAAGTAACTAAAATTGAAAATAAAGTAAAAAGCTGGTGCAATAATAATAAACATGAATACCTTATATTCTTACGGCAAATATACTTAAAAGAGAATTATGCAAGTACGCACGCCACTTACAGTCATTACAGGTTCCCTCGGTAGTGGTAAAACAACTTTACTACGTCACATTCTCGATTCGATTCATCAAAAAATTGCTATTTTGATGAACGAGTTTGGCGAAATTGCGATCGATACGAAGATCATTCAAGGTAAAAATGTCGCAATGGCTGATTTAGGTGGTGGATGTGTTTGTTGTTCGCTACTCGGAGAATTTGAAGCAGCAGTTGACGAAATCATCGAGACAGTTAATCCTGATGTGATTGTGGTAGAAACAACAGGTGTAGCTGAACCTGATGCATTAGTATTTGATATTCAAGAAAGTTTGACTAAAGTTCGCTTGGATGGCGTAGTTACTGTTGTTGATGCAGATGCGATGGTGAGATATCCGAGTGTCGGTCACACAGCAAGAATGCAAATTGAAGCCGCAGATACAATCTTGCTCAATAAAGTTGATTTAGTAACAGAAGAACAATTGCAAGCAATCGAAGCAAAGTTACATTCGTATAACGAAGTTGCTGAAATTTTACATACTCAACGCTGTCAAGTCGATCCAGATTTGTTATTTGGAATTGCGAGGGCGCGACTACAGCCAGAACCACATCACGTTCATCAACCCGAATTTGATTCGTTTAGTTATAAAACGCAGGCTACTTTAAAGCGAGAATGTTTTGAGGAATTTGCTGATGAATTGGTAGAAAAAGATGTGTATCGGGCAAAAGGATTTATAAGGTTTCCTAAGCAAATTTATCTATTTAATTATGTAGCTGGAAGATGGGAAATAGAACCGTTTGAACAAGATGCTACCGAGTTAGTTTTTATTGGTAAACAAGTCAAAAAATATCAACAAGAAATTATCGATCAGTTGAAAAGATGTGAGCAGTAATATGCCTTATGAGTATTTAGAAGATATCGCGATCGCCGATATTGCATTTCACGCTTGGGGAGAAACTTTAGAAGAATTATTCATCGCGGCGGGTGATGCCACAATTAATACAATGGTTGATAATATTGATGCGATCGCACTTCAAGAAACTCGCACATTTCAGTTGGAAAATGACGCGTTAGATATGTTATTATTCAACTTCCTTCAAGACTTCATTTATTATAAAGATAGTGAATTATTACTACTGCGACCACAACAAGTTAAGTTAGAAGAAAAATCAGGACTATATCATCTTCAAGCCATTACCCAAGGAGAAAAACTTGCTCCTAGTAAACATCATCAGCGCGTGGATGTAAAAGCTGTAACGCTACACCGTTTTCAATTAGAAAAAACTATAGATGGTTGGCAGGCAATGGTAATTTTGGATATTTGATAGTAGGTAATATTTATAATTTTTTTCAAGTATTGCATTTAGTTGAAATAACTGAGAATATGCGAGAGTGCCGCAATCAAAAAGATAATAAGGTTTTAGCACTGGCATTGAACGAAGAATCCCAGTACATAGTTACTGGTGACAAAGATTTGCTTGTGTTACATCCATTTCGGAGTGCGATCATAATTACAGTAGAAGAGTTCTTAAAGACGATTAAGTTTGAGTAGCAGATGACTTTTAGAGTTAAGTTGGCAGGAGTTTATGGGTGAGGAGATTGCTGCTACTTCATTAGATAATGAACTCGTATGAATGTGATGTCTATCTGTAATCCTGTTGTATTGCTTCATGGTCGAATTTCTAGCCACCTGCAAATGAGTAAACCGGCAGATTATCTAAGTCATCTAGGATGGCATATCTATTCTCTTAGTTTTGAACCAAGTACGGTAGAACTAGGATTAGAACATTGGGCGCGGCAAATTTAATAGTATATTAGCAGAAACTTTTCCCTGGAGCAACCTATAGATATTGTAGGCTTCAGTATGGGTGGGCTTGCAGGTCGACATTATCTTCAGTGTTTAGGTGGAGTTAATCGAGTTCAACGTTTCATCAGCATCTCTACACCTCATCGCGGAATGTGGACTGCATATCTTTTTCGCATATAGGATGTCGTCAACAAATGCGACCAATAGCCCATTCTTAAAGATGCTAGACGGCTATCGAATGCTTGGCATCTGTTAGTTGTACGACCATTTGGACTTTCTTTGATCTGGTAATTTTGCCAGCTAGTTATTCAATACTTTCCATTGGTAACTCTGTGCAAATTCCTGTAATTTGGCATGAGTGTATGCTTTTTAATAATAGAGTAATGCAAGTAGTTGCTGAGGCTCTTATACAAGAACCTAGTTAAAAATTGCATGGTACAGCAAATGCTTACACTAAACAAGCGATCGCCTACTCACCCTGTATCCAGTTCATCAAACTTGCAAAAGCGTCTTTGGTACACATGAAACTCTAATTGACGTTTTTAATATCCTCCTAAAATACCTCGGCGCTTCGCTTCAACTTCAGCACGACGAAATACAATTAAACCTAAGAATAAATATCCTAATCCGTTGAGAAAGGCTAATGAGATTTCAACAAAGTTTAAACTTAGATTACGTGCCATGAGATCGCGCAGAATTCCTGCCCCCATTGTCATTGGTAACAGAAACCGCACAATTGATAGCGTTCCACTCCAAGTTTCACTAGGTATTGTGAGGAGAAATAATAAAGCAAATTGTGTCAGTCCAAGTAATTGTTGGATGCGTTTAAATAGTAAAGCTAAAGAAGCCATTAGGAAAGCTAAACCATAAGCACCAAACAAAACCGTCAAGAGTGGAAAAATTAAAGTCAGGGGAAAATATAAACGTCGTCCTGTCAATAAAAGAATTAATAGTAAAATTCCTGTAATTAAGACAATATTGATGGTTAAACTTGCGATCGCACGTGCTAAAAACACCCGTGATACACCATAGGGCGTGAGCATGACTTGCTCTAAAGTTCCCGTTTGTGCTTCAATTTGCAGAATGCTCACAATACTCGTAACAACAAAGATTACCAAGGTCCACAACACATATCCGACTACGATCGCATCCAGGCGATCGCCAAATTGTAAATTAGGTCCTGCGATATAACGGGCACTGAGAAATAAACCGTAAAATACGGATGTAATGATAAAAACTCCAGCAACGGCATCAACAGGGTAGCGCGTAAACTCAATCCAACTACGTTTGAGTTCAGCTAAAAATAATTCAAGCATTACGGTTATCTCGTACAATTTTGAGGAAGACTTGCGTTAAGTCAGCTTGTTGTTTGACTTGCATTAAAGGAAGAGGGTTGAGAACAGCTAAAACTTGATACAGTCCTGCTGACGATCCCTCGTAAATAATTCTATTGGCTTGGATGATGACACCTAAAGATTCTAGTTTACTTGCGCGCAATGAATCTAATTCACCCGCAATCTCGATAACGTAAGTTGAACCCGAAAAACGCCGAATAATTTCACGCGTCGATTCCTCGGCTAAGAGTTTGCCTTGTTGAATAATCGCGACGCGATCTGATATTTCTTCTGCGACATCGAGTTGATGTGTTGTGAGTAGAATCGCGCAGCCTTCTTGTGCAATTTCTCTTACTAAAACTTTGACATTTTGACTTGCTTCTACATCTAAACCTAATGTTGGTTCATCGAGTAATAACAAGCGTGGATTGTGAACTAATGCGACAGCGATCGCCAGCTTTTGCTGCATTCCGCGTGAAAGTGTTTGTACTGGGGCGCGGCGTTTTGATATCAAGTCGAATCTTTCTAATAATTGCAGTCCGTTTTTATAGGCTACACGGCGATTTAACCCGCGTAGTGTGCCAAAATACTCTAAGTTCTCTTCGGGAGTCAGTCGCCAGTAAAGATTGCGATTTCCTTCTAAAACTGCACCTACCAAGCGTAAGGATCGCGGATTGCGATGCGGATCGGAACCTGCAATTTTTACCGATCCTACGTCAGGTTTGATTAAACCTGCGATCATTTTGATGCAAGTCGTTTTTCCTGCGCCATTCGGACCCAAGAATGCAAGAATTTCACCAGAATTAATATTTAAAGAGACACCGCGTACAGCTTCAATTAGCTTTTTGCGTTGTTTGTAGGTTTTATGTAAGTTGTGAACTTCGAGGGCGATCAAAAGATGGGTGAGGAATGAGGGGTGAGGGGTGAGGGAATGTCTGAAGCGTTAAAGCGTGAGACTTTACCTGCTGTAATCTATTTTAGATGGTATCTTTTGATTGTTTATTCGGGTAGCCAACCAAATTGCTGAACTAGACATTGGGCGATGCGATGGGCTGCGCCTGGTTGTCCCATGCGTTGGTAGCCATTTTTGGCGATTTGTTCGAGTTTTTGAGGATCTTGAAGTAGCGATCGCACTGCATCCGCAACTTGTTTTGGATGTTCGACTAATGTTAATGATGAACCAAGATGACGGCTTTGGGCTTCCGCAAAGGCATAAGTATATTGTGGTCCATTTCCAGGAAACGCGATCGCACATTTTCCTAAACCAATAAATTGTTCGGTGGCTGTTCCCGCCATTGCAATTGCTAAGTCTGCTTGGTGTAAGCAATCATTGTAAGCATTTTGAGTCAGAATAATGGATGCATTTTTGTGCTTAAACGTCAAGCCATCTTGCGCAAAACCTGAATCGACAAGACTTTGACACAACAGTTCTAAAGTTAACGTCGGGGCGATCGCAGCCAAAAAAACAAGCGATCGCGTTGGAAAGGTGGCGATTAATTCGGTGACAGCGACAAGAATTTGTTGCCAATTTGCGTAAGCTTCGGGAGGGCGCGAACCAGGAAGCAAGAGAATTGTTAACCGCTGCGGATCGGGTTCTAACTTTAATAAATTCTGCGCCTC
Encoded proteins:
- a CDS encoding CobW family GTP-binding protein, whose product is MQVRTPLTVITGSLGSGKTTLLRHILDSIHQKIAILMNEFGEIAIDTKIIQGKNVAMADLGGGCVCCSLLGEFEAAVDEIIETVNPDVIVVETTGVAEPDALVFDIQESLTKVRLDGVVTVVDADAMVRYPSVGHTARMQIEAADTILLNKVDLVTEEQLQAIEAKLHSYNEVAEILHTQRCQVDPDLLFGIARARLQPEPHHVHQPEFDSFSYKTQATLKRECFEEFADELVEKDVYRAKGFIRFPKQIYLFNYVAGRWEIEPFEQDATELVFIGKQVKKYQQEIIDQLKRCEQ
- a CDS encoding ABC transporter ATP-binding protein produces the protein MIALEVHNLHKTYKQRKKLIEAVRGVSLNINSGEILAFLGPNGAGKTTCIKMIAGLIKPDVGSVKIAGSDPHRNPRSLRLVGAVLEGNRNLYWRLTPEENLEYFGTLRGLNRRVAYKNGLQLLERFDLISKRRAPVQTLSRGMQQKLAIAVALVHNPRLLLLDEPTLGLDVEASQNVKVLVREIAQEGCAILLTTHQLDVAEEISDRVAIIQQGKLLAEESTREIIRRFSGSTYVIEIAGELDSLRASKLESLGVIIQANRIIYEGSSAGLYQVLAVLNPLPLMQVKQQADLTQVFLKIVRDNRNA
- a CDS encoding alr0857 family protein codes for the protein MLKLTYLNNGFDLEHLTQPLEEWVALRVILALRVGQHISVEPSTASFLLPVNLPGLDSLVFEAQRLGGDVMTLCACDAEFIEISLHGTWLTSHTTTEEGIFVTNLYYVIEFLLFRLWQEAQIGATVAGE
- a CDS encoding HNH endonuclease translates to MIAIQVLEQSVVVFSKNYLPISKINVRRAIQLLIAGKAEALNLTQESWLVRSPSIVLVVPAYIRLTVASVERIWKIPPVNRREVLRRDNYTCQYCGSHKHLTLDHVIPVSRGGLHTWDNVVTACERCNQRKSDRTPIEASMPLHTQPKAPMHPTVAFAEQFWRAEPFPPEIGGTSKHNAETNIS
- a CDS encoding ABC transporter permease — its product is MLELFLAELKRSWIEFTRYPVDAVAGVFIITSVFYGLFLSARYIAGPNLQFGDRLDAIVVGYVLWTLVIFVVTSIVSILQIEAQTGTLEQVMLTPYGVSRVFLARAIASLTINIVLITGILLLILLLTGRRLYFPLTLIFPLLTVLFGAYGLAFLMASLALLFKRIQQLLGLTQFALLFLLTIPSETWSGTLSIVRFLLPMTMGAGILRDLMARNLSLNFVEISLAFLNGLGYLFLGLIVFRRAEVEAKRRGILGGY
- a CDS encoding RtcB family protein, which encodes MTDIKSLKQVSDTIWEIPISYKEGMRVPARIYGTQKLIQEMDDAVYDQVTNVATLPGITQYALCMPDGHFGYGFPIGGVAAMDVENGGVISPGGIGFDINCGMRLVVTNLTYDEVKPYIKKVVDRLYERVPAGVGSTGFVKISRNEFRKVVEQGARWCVDNGYGWEEDLELMEENGCIAGADAAKISEKAIDRGFNQIGTLGSGNHYLEIQVAKKENIFEPELAAKLGITQPDQVVIMFHCGSRGFGHQVATDYLQVFLKVMESKYGIKILDRELACTPFDSPEGQAYFSAMKCGLNMSFANRQVILHRIREVFSEIFGRSAEDLGMHMVYDVAHNTAKLECHIVDGKERSLLVHRKGATRAFAPGMTGVPEKYQHIGQPVIIGGSMETGSYLLVGVPSGAQSFFSTAHGSGRTMSRTKARKTFRGEKLQKEMQTRGIYVRSTSMSGLAEEAGGAYKDVDEVIEAAELAGISKRVVRFTPIGNIKG
- a CDS encoding archease: MPYEYLEDIAIADIAFHAWGETLEELFIAAGDATINTMVDNIDAIALQETRTFQLENDALDMLLFNFLQDFIYYKDSELLLLRPQQVKLEEKSGLYHLQAITQGEKLAPSKHHQRVDVKAVTLHRFQLEKTIDGWQAMVILDI
- a CDS encoding putative toxin-antitoxin system toxin component, PIN family, with product MHLVEITENMRECRNQKDNKVLALALNEESQYIVTGDKDLLVLHPFRSAIIITVEEFLKTIKFE
- a CDS encoding GAF domain-containing protein; this translates as MQHQQESAHLGYQINQIILNACDDQTRLQKIAQILGEAFQVDWCTIIMTSQQQNTVQSVGHWCANSDITVPLQPLLLSLKQLALAYAESQNFVFDNVQATSAQALTVQLPREVGSILGIPLWYDGKISGVVSFIRAQPYCWSEEEIESALTVATSVAIAIAQITQNRLIASLQQQVETSAQYQTLINQITMASRSSLDLNQIFQLALFRTAQALKVERGFIITLKYTDPRFKVHQQQKKIPKATATVACEWQCSNSETANYLSNTQFPISESWLCQQALLNFPQPIIINSQEDSLKLNFAQETNPIFDFQAWPALAMLPLENQGTVLGFIVLQHSRAHPWQEDELALLELVGTQVSTAIIQSQTLRQVQSLVDERTAQLQRSLEVQAKLYEKTRQQIDQLRQLNQLKDEFVSTMNHELRTPLTSMSLAIRMLRQPGLTAERQAKYLDILEQQCSQEINLINDLLKLQELESHKALLNVESVNLTAQLKNIARSFEDKWTEKGLTFTVNVPKTPLMLQTDAESLHRIVQELLTNAGKYSEPNSKVDIQARHQNNQIVLQIANRGSGISAEDVAHIFDKFRRGQGVTQQAIQGTGLGLALVKCLVQHINGAIAVSSTASDGSSEVCFTLTLPLTFDQAQT
- a CDS encoding sulfotransferase domain-containing protein: MYRSASTLQFQIVSQLVKEADIGQQIGWIDAQRFLEVRNSYQSDKQLKVVKVHQFTDAIGKEFTQDNALGIYTFRDIRDVYVSMMQQQQKLFDDIWNWHGREFIQTCLDNYKQWTRLPRVLVSQYENIFQSIPRKK